The Pempheris klunzingeri isolate RE-2024b chromosome 1, fPemKlu1.hap1, whole genome shotgun sequence genome includes a region encoding these proteins:
- the crispld2 gene encoding cysteine-rich secretory protein LCCL domain-containing 2 yields the protein MNCAAMTWLPLLSLSLLLLCVRDSASLFLPDSKELRQLLSRYEEEADQNSTSNTAGGRTRRDIRWSDREEILQLHNKLRAGVYPTSSNMEYMVWDDDLERSATHWAEECQWDHGPQDLLMSIGQNLAVHWGRYRSPALHVQAWYDEVKDYTYPYPQECNPWCPERCSGPMCTHYTQLVWATTNRVGCAVHVCPRMNVWGEMWENAVYLVCNYSPKGNWIGEAPYQHGRPCSHCPPSYGGGCRNNLCYKDSQRSETEDMNEVEKPQVPLPPRTTAKPAPKPKPSPPKKPLSKPSTPKPTTPRVPPSKTPSNTYLAQNIKCETRLRDKCRGATCNRYNCPANCLTKKGKVWGTLFYDVQSSICRAAIHFGAIDNNGGVVDVTRTDKYPFFVRSTKNGIESLSKYKPGNAFVMAKVEDMTADCYTTVAEICPFKKPYSHCPRIFCPANCKTQPSYWSPVIGNNIYTDSSSICKAAIHAGVIKADGGFVDVLPLDKRKNYVGVLKNGIQSESKSNTEGGSFRVFPVRE from the exons ATGAACTGCGCTGCCATGACCtggctccctctcctctccctctccctcctgctgttGTGCGTCAGGGACTCAGCTTCCCTCTTCCTGCCTGACTCCAAGGAGCTCAGGCAGCTGCTGAGCCGCTACGAGGAAGAAGCGGACCAGAACAGCACCAGCAACACAGCTGGCGGTAGGACCCGACGGGACATCCGCTGGTCGGACCGTGAGGAGATCCTCCAACTGCACAACAAGCTGAGGGCCGGCGTCTACCCCACCTCCTCGAATATGGAGTACATG GTTTGGGATGATGATCTGGAGAGGTCTGCCACGCATTGGGCAGAGGAGTGTCAGTGGGACCACGGACCTCAGGACCTGCTCATGTCCATTGGACAAAACCTAGCTGTTCACTGGGGAAG ATACCGCTCCCCTGCCCTCCATGTCCAGGCCTGGTATGATGAGGTGAAAGACTACACCTATCCCTACCCCCAAGAGTGCAATCCCTGGTGTCCAGAACGCTGCTCCGGTCCCATGTGCACCCATTACACCCAg CTGGTCTGGGCAACCACTAACCGAGTGGGCTGTGCTGTGCACGTGTGCCCAAGGATGAACGTGTGGGGGGAAATGTGGGAGAACGCCGTTTACCTTGTGTGCAACTATTCCCCAAA GGGCAACTGGATTGGTGAGGCTCCATACCAGCATGGACGCCCTTGTTCCCATTGCCCTCCCAGCTATGGAGGAGGATGTAGAAATAACCTGTGCTACAAAG ACTCTCAGCGCTCAGAGACAGAGGACATGAACGAGGTGGAGAAGCCTCAGGTTCCACTGCCACCTCGTACCACCGCTAAACCTGCCCCCAAACCTAAACCATCTCCTCCTAAGAAACCGCTGTCCAAACCCTCTACTCCTAAGCCCACCACACCCAGGGTGCCACCTTCAAAGACTCCCAGTAACACTTATCTCG CTCAGAACATTAAGTGTGAGACTAGACTTCGAGATAAGTGTAGAGGCGCAACATGCAACAG ATATAATTGCCCTGCTAATTGTCTGACTAAGAAGGGGAAAGTTTGGGGAACTCTCTTTTACGATGTG caATCAAGTATTTGCCGAGCTGCTATCCATTTTGGAGCCATTGACAACAATGGAGGAGTGGTCGACGTCACAAGGACAGACAAGTATCCATTCTTTGTCAGATCCACAAAGAATGGCATCGAGTCCCTAAG taaatataaacCTGGCAATGCCTTTGTGATGGCAAAAGTGGAAG ATATGACCGCTGACTGCTACACCACAGTGGCTGAAATCTGCCCTTTCAAAAAGCCCTACTCACACTGTCCAAG GATCTTCTGTCCAGCCAACTGCAAGACTCAGCCTTCTTATTGGTCACCTGTGATCGGAAACAACATCTACACAGAT AGCTCCAGTATTTGTAAAGCAGCCATCCATGCAGGGGTAATCAAGGCAGACGGCGGTTTTGTGGATGTTCTTCCCCTGGATAAGAGAAAGAACTATGTCGGAGTCCTAAAAAATGGCATCCAGTCTGAGAG CAAGAGCAACACAGAGGGAGGCTCTTTCCGAGTCTTTCCCGTGAGGGAGTGA